A genomic segment from Pleurocapsa minor HA4230-MV1 encodes:
- a CDS encoding adenylosuccinate synthase has translation MANVIVIGAQWGDEGKGKITDLLSRSADVVVRSQGGVNAGHTVVVAGQTFKLHLIPSGILYSNTECIIGSGTVIDPQVLIEEIEQLKALGVTVDNLHISQTAHVTMPYHRKIDQASEESRGEYKIGTTGRGIGPTYADKSERTGIRVLDLMNSEHLRKQLGWTINYKNVILEKLYNLPPLDPEKVIEEYLKYAEYLKPFVVDSSLKIYEAVNEKKNILFEGAQGTLLDLDHGTYPYVTSSNPIAGGACVGAGVGPTTIDRVIGVAKAYTTRVGEGPFPTELNDRVGELLGELGAEFGTTTGRRRRCGWFDAVIGRYAVRINGLDCLAITKLDVLDELEEIKVCVAYEIDGGICNHFPTNASHFANCKPVYKSLPGWQQDTTGCRSLADLPKKALNYLKYLAELMKVPIAIVSVGPGRDQTIIVEDPIHGPKRALLDADGVPVE, from the coding sequence TTATCGTGATCGGCGCCCAATGGGGTGACGAAGGAAAAGGAAAAATAACCGATCTACTTAGTCGCTCGGCAGATGTCGTGGTACGCTCCCAAGGTGGAGTAAATGCAGGACATACAGTTGTTGTAGCTGGACAAACTTTTAAACTGCACTTAATCCCTTCGGGAATTTTGTATTCTAATACAGAATGTATTATTGGCTCAGGGACAGTAATCGATCCTCAAGTGTTGATCGAAGAAATAGAGCAGCTTAAAGCTTTGGGAGTGACAGTAGATAACCTACATATATCTCAGACAGCCCATGTAACTATGCCCTATCATCGCAAGATCGATCAGGCATCAGAAGAAAGCAGGGGTGAATATAAAATTGGCACTACTGGTAGAGGAATAGGGCCGACCTATGCTGACAAATCAGAGCGAACAGGTATTCGAGTTTTAGATTTAATGAACTCGGAGCATCTGCGTAAACAGCTGGGCTGGACGATTAACTATAAAAACGTAATTTTAGAAAAACTGTATAATTTACCTCCTTTAGACCCAGAGAAAGTAATTGAAGAGTATCTAAAATACGCTGAATACCTTAAGCCATTTGTTGTCGATAGTTCTCTCAAAATTTATGAAGCAGTAAACGAGAAAAAAAATATTCTGTTTGAAGGAGCGCAAGGAACTTTATTAGATTTAGATCATGGTACTTATCCTTACGTTACTTCTTCTAATCCGATTGCTGGAGGAGCTTGTGTCGGCGCAGGAGTAGGGCCAACTACTATCGATCGAGTAATCGGTGTGGCAAAAGCCTATACGACTCGTGTGGGCGAAGGGCCTTTCCCTACAGAGCTTAACGATCGGGTTGGTGAGCTATTGGGAGAATTAGGTGCTGAGTTTGGTACTACTACAGGTCGTCGTCGTCGCTGTGGCTGGTTTGATGCGGTGATTGGTCGTTATGCAGTCAGAATCAATGGTTTAGATTGTCTAGCCATTACCAAGCTGGATGTACTAGACGAACTTGAAGAAATTAAGGTCTGTGTAGCTTACGAAATAGATGGCGGAATTTGCAATCATTTTCCCACTAACGCTAGTCATTTTGCTAACTGCAAACCTGTTTATAAAAGCTTACCAGGGTGGCAGCAGGATACAACAGGCTGTCGTTCTCTAGCGGATTTACCGAAAAAAGCGCTGAATTATCTCAAGTATCTGGCAGAGTTAATGAAAGTGCCGATCGCCATTGTTTCCGTCGGGCCAGGTCGCGATCAGACAATTATAGTCGAAGATCCGATTCATGGTCCAAAAAGAGCCTTGTTAGATGCCGATGGTGTTCCTGTTGAGTAG